In Archocentrus centrarchus isolate MPI-CPG fArcCen1 chromosome 16, fArcCen1, whole genome shotgun sequence, a single window of DNA contains:
- the brd2b gene encoding bromodomain-containing protein 2b isoform X1: MEAAVNPSHDSSLVGLSGSMMDQHTSSGKRIRKPSLLYEDFESPSLPHTMPQGPPAPPQPPVKDPTRPGRMTNQLQYLQKTLMKSLWRHHFAWPFQEPVDAYKLNLPDYHKIIKQPMDMGTIKKRLENNFYRSASECIQDFNTMFTNCYIYNKVGQKPTDDIVLMAQSLEKIFLQKVAQMPEEEVELPPPAPRNKNSRGRGRKSTASRAQQVPAVSQSAYSPSSSDTGESMLANSPQTVLTKSLPPANIMGLPPTQPTTKKKGVKRKADTTTPSTMGFTTVGMSGTPHMVGLGKGGHGGQIHDTSMHTVSSMGSISLETPPGMGLVRASGGPVLLQPMMAGTGRRVGSGRPIKPPKKDLPDSVQPQPSRKGKLSPQLRYCSGLLKDMLSKKHAAYAWPFYTPVDAAALGLHDYHDIIKCPMDLSTIKRKMDCREYRDAQQFASDVRLMFSNCYKYNPPDHDVVGMARKLQDVFEFRFAKMPDEPHIEHTAMSMSGHPTSSSSSSSSSSSSSSSTSESEPSSESEESESSPSSDSEEERAHRLAELQDQVCTQLRAVHEQLAALSQGPIVKPKKKKEKKDKKEKKKKKKLEKRSRVVRSRAGSEEWKMPSKLKSKTTKAGGSQAKKSQGKKSNKNSKASKKPFYPPLATSMLPHYDSEEEEEIVPMSYDEKRQLSLDINKLPGEKLGRVVHIIQSREPSLRDTNPEEIEIDFETLKPSTLKELERYVMTCLRKKPRKPYGEQAAKKGSIGKSKEELTLEKRRELERRLQDVSGQLNSVKKPTKPKVEKPSAAETHAQPSRLSGSSSSSDSSSSSSSSSSSDSSDSDSS, from the exons ATGGAAGCGGCCGTCAACCCATCTCACGACAG ctctctggTTGGGTTGTCCGGCAGCATGATGGACCAACACACAAGCTCGGGCAAACGCATTCGCAAGCCCTCCCTGCTGTACGAGGACTTTGAGAGCCCCTCTCTACCCCACACGATGCCCCAGGGTCCTCCTGCCCCACCACAGCCCCCAGTGAAGGATCCCACCCGACCAGGCCGCATGACAAACCAGCTGCAGTACCTCCAGAAGACCCTGATGAAGTCTCTTTGGAGGCACCACTTTGCCTGGCCTTTCCAGGAGCCAGTGGATGCTTACAAGCTTAACCTGCCG gattacCATAAAATTATCAAACAACCCATGGACATGGGGACCATTAAGAAGCGTTTGGAAAATAACTTCTACCGCAGTGCGAGTGAGTGCATACAAGACTTCAACACAATGTTCACCAACTGCTACATCTACAACAAGGTAGGTCAAAag CCAACAGACGACATTGTGCTGATGGCCCAGTCTTTAGAGAAGATTTTTCTCCAGAAGGTGGCCCAGATGCCCGAGGAGGAAGTTGAgcttcctcctccagctcctcggAACAAAAACAGCCGGGGAAGAGGTCGTAAATCTACGG CATCGAGGGCTCAGCAGGTGCCAGCGGTGTCCCAGTCAGCCTACTCCCCTTCCTCGTCAGACACGGGGGAGTCCATGCTGGCCAACTCTCCCCAGACTGTGCTCACTAAAAGCCTGCCACCAGCCAACATTATGGGTCTGCCTCCTACACAGCCCACAACTAAG AAAAAAGGTGTAAAACGTAAAGCCGATACCACCACGCCCTCTACCATGGGCTTCACTACTGTGGGCATGTCGGGAACACCACACATGGTGGGCTTGGGGAAAGGAGGACATGGGGGTCAAATCCACGACACCTCCATGCACACAGTCTCCTCAATGGGAAGCATAAGCTTGGAGACCCCACCTGGAATGGGCCTTGTTAGAGCTTCTGGAGGGCCTGTCCTGCTTCAGCCAATGATGGCTGGCACTGGACGCAGAGTTGGCAGTGGGCGCCCCATCAAACCCCCCAAGAAGGACTTGCCTGATTCTGTTCAGCCTCAGCCCTCGAGGAAGGGCAAGCTCAGCCCGCAGCTGAGGTACTGCAGCGGGCTGCTGAAGGACATGTTATCAAAGAAACATGCTGCGTATGCATGGCCTTTCTACACACCCGTTGATGCAGCTGCACTTGGGCTTCATGACTATCACGATATCATCAAGTGTCCTATGGACCTCAGCACCATCAAG AGAAAGATGGACTGCCGTGAGTATAGGGACGCTCAGCAGTTTGCCAGTGATGTAAGACTGATGTTCTCCAACTGCTACAAGTACAATCCACCTGACCATGATGTCGTGGGGATGGCACGGAAACTGCAG GATGTGTTTGAATTCCGTTTTGCCAAGATGCCAGATGAACCACACATAGAACACACAGCCATGTCCATGAGTGGGCATCCAAcatcctcttcatcttcctcctcctcctcatcctcctcatcttcctccactTCTGAGAGTGAACCCAGCAGTGAGAGCGAGGAGAGTGAGAGCAGCCCAAGCTCAGACAGCGAGGAAGAGCGAGCACATCGCTTGGCTGAATTACAGGACCAGGTGTGCACACAA CTCCGAGCCGTGCACGAGCAGCTAGCTGCTCTCTCCCAAGGCCCCATCGTCAagcccaagaagaagaaggagaagaaggacaaaaaggagaagaagaagaagaaaaagctggAGAAGCGAAGTCGAGTAGTCAGAAGCAGGGCGGGCTCCGAGGAATGGAAGATGCCGAGCAAGCTGAAGAGCAAAACTACCAAAGCAGGTGGCTCCCAGGCCAAGAAAAGCCAGGGGAAGAAGAGTAACAAGAACAGCAA AGCTTCAAAGAAGCCTTTCTACCCCCCACTTGCCACTTCCATGCTACCACACTACGActcagaagaagaggaagagatcGTGCCCATGTCATACGACGAAAAGCGTCAGCTTAGCCTCGATATCAACAAGTTACCAGGCGAGAAGCTGGGTCGTGTGGTCCACATCATACAGTCCAGGGAGCCCTCGCTGAGGGACACCAACCCCGAGGAGATTGAGATCGACTTCGAAACACTCAAACCATCCACGCTGAAAGAGCTCGAGCGCTACGTCATGACGTGTCTGAGGAAGAAGCCCCGTAAGCCGTACGGCGAGCAAG CAGCAAAGAAAGGCAGCATTGGCAAGTCTAAAGAGGAGCTGACCCTGGAGAAGAGGAGGGAACTGGAGAGGAGGCTGCAAGATGTCAGCGGACAGCTCAATTCAGTCAAGAAACCCACGAAACCTAAAG TGGAAAAGCCCAGTGCAGCGGAGACTCACGCCCAGCCATCACGCCTCAGTGgcagcagctccagctcagactcatcctcttcctcctcctcctcctcttcctcagacaGCAGCGATTCAGACTCCAGTTGA
- the brd2b gene encoding bromodomain-containing protein 2b isoform X3 encodes MEAAVNPSHDSSLVGLSGSMMDQHTSSGKRIRKPSLLYEDFESPSLPHTMPQGPPAPPQPPVKDPTRPGRMTNQLQYLQKTLMKSLWRHHFAWPFQEPVDAYKLNLPDYHKIIKQPMDMGTIKKRLENNFYRSASECIQDFNTMFTNCYIYNKVGQKPTDDIVLMAQSLEKIFLQKVAQMPEEEVELPPPAPRNKNSRGRGRKSTASRAQQVPAVSQSAYSPSSSDTGESMLANSPQTVLTKSLPPANIMGLPPTQPTTKKKGVKRKADTTTPSTMGFTTVGMSGTPHMVGLGKGGHGGQIHDTSMHTVSSMGSISLETPPGMGLVRASGGPVLLQPMMAGTGRRVGSGRPIKPPKKDLPDSVQPQPSRKGKLSPQLRYCSGLLKDMLSKKHAAYAWPFYTPVDAAALGLHDYHDIIKCPMDLSTIKRKMDCREYRDAQQFASDVRLMFSNCYKYNPPDHDVVGMARKLQDVFEFRFAKMPDEPHIEHTAMSMSGHPTSSSSSSSSSSSSSSSTSESEPSSESEESESSPSSDSEEERAHRLAELQDQLRAVHEQLAALSQGPIVKPKKKKEKKDKKEKKKKKKLEKRSRVVRSRAGSEEWKMPSKLKSKTTKAGGSQAKKSQGKKSNKNSKASKKPFYPPLATSMLPHYDSEEEEEIVPMSYDEKRQLSLDINKLPGEKLGRVVHIIQSREPSLRDTNPEEIEIDFETLKPSTLKELERYVMTCLRKKPRKPYGEQAAKKGSIGKSKEELTLEKRRELERRLQDVSGQLNSVKKPTKPKVEKPSAAETHAQPSRLSGSSSSSDSSSSSSSSSSSDSSDSDSS; translated from the exons ATGGAAGCGGCCGTCAACCCATCTCACGACAG ctctctggTTGGGTTGTCCGGCAGCATGATGGACCAACACACAAGCTCGGGCAAACGCATTCGCAAGCCCTCCCTGCTGTACGAGGACTTTGAGAGCCCCTCTCTACCCCACACGATGCCCCAGGGTCCTCCTGCCCCACCACAGCCCCCAGTGAAGGATCCCACCCGACCAGGCCGCATGACAAACCAGCTGCAGTACCTCCAGAAGACCCTGATGAAGTCTCTTTGGAGGCACCACTTTGCCTGGCCTTTCCAGGAGCCAGTGGATGCTTACAAGCTTAACCTGCCG gattacCATAAAATTATCAAACAACCCATGGACATGGGGACCATTAAGAAGCGTTTGGAAAATAACTTCTACCGCAGTGCGAGTGAGTGCATACAAGACTTCAACACAATGTTCACCAACTGCTACATCTACAACAAGGTAGGTCAAAag CCAACAGACGACATTGTGCTGATGGCCCAGTCTTTAGAGAAGATTTTTCTCCAGAAGGTGGCCCAGATGCCCGAGGAGGAAGTTGAgcttcctcctccagctcctcggAACAAAAACAGCCGGGGAAGAGGTCGTAAATCTACGG CATCGAGGGCTCAGCAGGTGCCAGCGGTGTCCCAGTCAGCCTACTCCCCTTCCTCGTCAGACACGGGGGAGTCCATGCTGGCCAACTCTCCCCAGACTGTGCTCACTAAAAGCCTGCCACCAGCCAACATTATGGGTCTGCCTCCTACACAGCCCACAACTAAG AAAAAAGGTGTAAAACGTAAAGCCGATACCACCACGCCCTCTACCATGGGCTTCACTACTGTGGGCATGTCGGGAACACCACACATGGTGGGCTTGGGGAAAGGAGGACATGGGGGTCAAATCCACGACACCTCCATGCACACAGTCTCCTCAATGGGAAGCATAAGCTTGGAGACCCCACCTGGAATGGGCCTTGTTAGAGCTTCTGGAGGGCCTGTCCTGCTTCAGCCAATGATGGCTGGCACTGGACGCAGAGTTGGCAGTGGGCGCCCCATCAAACCCCCCAAGAAGGACTTGCCTGATTCTGTTCAGCCTCAGCCCTCGAGGAAGGGCAAGCTCAGCCCGCAGCTGAGGTACTGCAGCGGGCTGCTGAAGGACATGTTATCAAAGAAACATGCTGCGTATGCATGGCCTTTCTACACACCCGTTGATGCAGCTGCACTTGGGCTTCATGACTATCACGATATCATCAAGTGTCCTATGGACCTCAGCACCATCAAG AGAAAGATGGACTGCCGTGAGTATAGGGACGCTCAGCAGTTTGCCAGTGATGTAAGACTGATGTTCTCCAACTGCTACAAGTACAATCCACCTGACCATGATGTCGTGGGGATGGCACGGAAACTGCAG GATGTGTTTGAATTCCGTTTTGCCAAGATGCCAGATGAACCACACATAGAACACACAGCCATGTCCATGAGTGGGCATCCAAcatcctcttcatcttcctcctcctcctcatcctcctcatcttcctccactTCTGAGAGTGAACCCAGCAGTGAGAGCGAGGAGAGTGAGAGCAGCCCAAGCTCAGACAGCGAGGAAGAGCGAGCACATCGCTTGGCTGAATTACAGGACCAG CTCCGAGCCGTGCACGAGCAGCTAGCTGCTCTCTCCCAAGGCCCCATCGTCAagcccaagaagaagaaggagaagaaggacaaaaaggagaagaagaagaagaaaaagctggAGAAGCGAAGTCGAGTAGTCAGAAGCAGGGCGGGCTCCGAGGAATGGAAGATGCCGAGCAAGCTGAAGAGCAAAACTACCAAAGCAGGTGGCTCCCAGGCCAAGAAAAGCCAGGGGAAGAAGAGTAACAAGAACAGCAA AGCTTCAAAGAAGCCTTTCTACCCCCCACTTGCCACTTCCATGCTACCACACTACGActcagaagaagaggaagagatcGTGCCCATGTCATACGACGAAAAGCGTCAGCTTAGCCTCGATATCAACAAGTTACCAGGCGAGAAGCTGGGTCGTGTGGTCCACATCATACAGTCCAGGGAGCCCTCGCTGAGGGACACCAACCCCGAGGAGATTGAGATCGACTTCGAAACACTCAAACCATCCACGCTGAAAGAGCTCGAGCGCTACGTCATGACGTGTCTGAGGAAGAAGCCCCGTAAGCCGTACGGCGAGCAAG CAGCAAAGAAAGGCAGCATTGGCAAGTCTAAAGAGGAGCTGACCCTGGAGAAGAGGAGGGAACTGGAGAGGAGGCTGCAAGATGTCAGCGGACAGCTCAATTCAGTCAAGAAACCCACGAAACCTAAAG TGGAAAAGCCCAGTGCAGCGGAGACTCACGCCCAGCCATCACGCCTCAGTGgcagcagctccagctcagactcatcctcttcctcctcctcctcctcttcctcagacaGCAGCGATTCAGACTCCAGTTGA
- the brd2b gene encoding bromodomain-containing protein 2b isoform X2, translating to MEAAVNPSHDSSLVGLSGSMMDQHTSSGKRIRKPSLLYEDFESPSLPHTMPQGPPAPPQPPVKDPTRPGRMTNQLQYLQKTLMKSLWRHHFAWPFQEPVDAYKLNLPDYHKIIKQPMDMGTIKKRLENNFYRSASECIQDFNTMFTNCYIYNKPTDDIVLMAQSLEKIFLQKVAQMPEEEVELPPPAPRNKNSRGRGRKSTASRAQQVPAVSQSAYSPSSSDTGESMLANSPQTVLTKSLPPANIMGLPPTQPTTKKKGVKRKADTTTPSTMGFTTVGMSGTPHMVGLGKGGHGGQIHDTSMHTVSSMGSISLETPPGMGLVRASGGPVLLQPMMAGTGRRVGSGRPIKPPKKDLPDSVQPQPSRKGKLSPQLRYCSGLLKDMLSKKHAAYAWPFYTPVDAAALGLHDYHDIIKCPMDLSTIKRKMDCREYRDAQQFASDVRLMFSNCYKYNPPDHDVVGMARKLQDVFEFRFAKMPDEPHIEHTAMSMSGHPTSSSSSSSSSSSSSSSTSESEPSSESEESESSPSSDSEEERAHRLAELQDQVCTQLRAVHEQLAALSQGPIVKPKKKKEKKDKKEKKKKKKLEKRSRVVRSRAGSEEWKMPSKLKSKTTKAGGSQAKKSQGKKSNKNSKASKKPFYPPLATSMLPHYDSEEEEEIVPMSYDEKRQLSLDINKLPGEKLGRVVHIIQSREPSLRDTNPEEIEIDFETLKPSTLKELERYVMTCLRKKPRKPYGEQAAKKGSIGKSKEELTLEKRRELERRLQDVSGQLNSVKKPTKPKVEKPSAAETHAQPSRLSGSSSSSDSSSSSSSSSSSDSSDSDSS from the exons ATGGAAGCGGCCGTCAACCCATCTCACGACAG ctctctggTTGGGTTGTCCGGCAGCATGATGGACCAACACACAAGCTCGGGCAAACGCATTCGCAAGCCCTCCCTGCTGTACGAGGACTTTGAGAGCCCCTCTCTACCCCACACGATGCCCCAGGGTCCTCCTGCCCCACCACAGCCCCCAGTGAAGGATCCCACCCGACCAGGCCGCATGACAAACCAGCTGCAGTACCTCCAGAAGACCCTGATGAAGTCTCTTTGGAGGCACCACTTTGCCTGGCCTTTCCAGGAGCCAGTGGATGCTTACAAGCTTAACCTGCCG gattacCATAAAATTATCAAACAACCCATGGACATGGGGACCATTAAGAAGCGTTTGGAAAATAACTTCTACCGCAGTGCGAGTGAGTGCATACAAGACTTCAACACAATGTTCACCAACTGCTACATCTACAACAAG CCAACAGACGACATTGTGCTGATGGCCCAGTCTTTAGAGAAGATTTTTCTCCAGAAGGTGGCCCAGATGCCCGAGGAGGAAGTTGAgcttcctcctccagctcctcggAACAAAAACAGCCGGGGAAGAGGTCGTAAATCTACGG CATCGAGGGCTCAGCAGGTGCCAGCGGTGTCCCAGTCAGCCTACTCCCCTTCCTCGTCAGACACGGGGGAGTCCATGCTGGCCAACTCTCCCCAGACTGTGCTCACTAAAAGCCTGCCACCAGCCAACATTATGGGTCTGCCTCCTACACAGCCCACAACTAAG AAAAAAGGTGTAAAACGTAAAGCCGATACCACCACGCCCTCTACCATGGGCTTCACTACTGTGGGCATGTCGGGAACACCACACATGGTGGGCTTGGGGAAAGGAGGACATGGGGGTCAAATCCACGACACCTCCATGCACACAGTCTCCTCAATGGGAAGCATAAGCTTGGAGACCCCACCTGGAATGGGCCTTGTTAGAGCTTCTGGAGGGCCTGTCCTGCTTCAGCCAATGATGGCTGGCACTGGACGCAGAGTTGGCAGTGGGCGCCCCATCAAACCCCCCAAGAAGGACTTGCCTGATTCTGTTCAGCCTCAGCCCTCGAGGAAGGGCAAGCTCAGCCCGCAGCTGAGGTACTGCAGCGGGCTGCTGAAGGACATGTTATCAAAGAAACATGCTGCGTATGCATGGCCTTTCTACACACCCGTTGATGCAGCTGCACTTGGGCTTCATGACTATCACGATATCATCAAGTGTCCTATGGACCTCAGCACCATCAAG AGAAAGATGGACTGCCGTGAGTATAGGGACGCTCAGCAGTTTGCCAGTGATGTAAGACTGATGTTCTCCAACTGCTACAAGTACAATCCACCTGACCATGATGTCGTGGGGATGGCACGGAAACTGCAG GATGTGTTTGAATTCCGTTTTGCCAAGATGCCAGATGAACCACACATAGAACACACAGCCATGTCCATGAGTGGGCATCCAAcatcctcttcatcttcctcctcctcctcatcctcctcatcttcctccactTCTGAGAGTGAACCCAGCAGTGAGAGCGAGGAGAGTGAGAGCAGCCCAAGCTCAGACAGCGAGGAAGAGCGAGCACATCGCTTGGCTGAATTACAGGACCAGGTGTGCACACAA CTCCGAGCCGTGCACGAGCAGCTAGCTGCTCTCTCCCAAGGCCCCATCGTCAagcccaagaagaagaaggagaagaaggacaaaaaggagaagaagaagaagaaaaagctggAGAAGCGAAGTCGAGTAGTCAGAAGCAGGGCGGGCTCCGAGGAATGGAAGATGCCGAGCAAGCTGAAGAGCAAAACTACCAAAGCAGGTGGCTCCCAGGCCAAGAAAAGCCAGGGGAAGAAGAGTAACAAGAACAGCAA AGCTTCAAAGAAGCCTTTCTACCCCCCACTTGCCACTTCCATGCTACCACACTACGActcagaagaagaggaagagatcGTGCCCATGTCATACGACGAAAAGCGTCAGCTTAGCCTCGATATCAACAAGTTACCAGGCGAGAAGCTGGGTCGTGTGGTCCACATCATACAGTCCAGGGAGCCCTCGCTGAGGGACACCAACCCCGAGGAGATTGAGATCGACTTCGAAACACTCAAACCATCCACGCTGAAAGAGCTCGAGCGCTACGTCATGACGTGTCTGAGGAAGAAGCCCCGTAAGCCGTACGGCGAGCAAG CAGCAAAGAAAGGCAGCATTGGCAAGTCTAAAGAGGAGCTGACCCTGGAGAAGAGGAGGGAACTGGAGAGGAGGCTGCAAGATGTCAGCGGACAGCTCAATTCAGTCAAGAAACCCACGAAACCTAAAG TGGAAAAGCCCAGTGCAGCGGAGACTCACGCCCAGCCATCACGCCTCAGTGgcagcagctccagctcagactcatcctcttcctcctcctcctcctcttcctcagacaGCAGCGATTCAGACTCCAGTTGA
- the brd2b gene encoding bromodomain-containing protein 2b isoform X4 encodes MEAAVNPSHDSSLVGLSGSMMDQHTSSGKRIRKPSLLYEDFESPSLPHTMPQGPPAPPQPPVKDPTRPGRMTNQLQYLQKTLMKSLWRHHFAWPFQEPVDAYKLNLPDYHKIIKQPMDMGTIKKRLENNFYRSASECIQDFNTMFTNCYIYNKPTDDIVLMAQSLEKIFLQKVAQMPEEEVELPPPAPRNKNSRGRGRKSTASRAQQVPAVSQSAYSPSSSDTGESMLANSPQTVLTKSLPPANIMGLPPTQPTTKKKGVKRKADTTTPSTMGFTTVGMSGTPHMVGLGKGGHGGQIHDTSMHTVSSMGSISLETPPGMGLVRASGGPVLLQPMMAGTGRRVGSGRPIKPPKKDLPDSVQPQPSRKGKLSPQLRYCSGLLKDMLSKKHAAYAWPFYTPVDAAALGLHDYHDIIKCPMDLSTIKRKMDCREYRDAQQFASDVRLMFSNCYKYNPPDHDVVGMARKLQDVFEFRFAKMPDEPHIEHTAMSMSGHPTSSSSSSSSSSSSSSSTSESEPSSESEESESSPSSDSEEERAHRLAELQDQLRAVHEQLAALSQGPIVKPKKKKEKKDKKEKKKKKKLEKRSRVVRSRAGSEEWKMPSKLKSKTTKAGGSQAKKSQGKKSNKNSKASKKPFYPPLATSMLPHYDSEEEEEIVPMSYDEKRQLSLDINKLPGEKLGRVVHIIQSREPSLRDTNPEEIEIDFETLKPSTLKELERYVMTCLRKKPRKPYGEQAAKKGSIGKSKEELTLEKRRELERRLQDVSGQLNSVKKPTKPKVEKPSAAETHAQPSRLSGSSSSSDSSSSSSSSSSSDSSDSDSS; translated from the exons ATGGAAGCGGCCGTCAACCCATCTCACGACAG ctctctggTTGGGTTGTCCGGCAGCATGATGGACCAACACACAAGCTCGGGCAAACGCATTCGCAAGCCCTCCCTGCTGTACGAGGACTTTGAGAGCCCCTCTCTACCCCACACGATGCCCCAGGGTCCTCCTGCCCCACCACAGCCCCCAGTGAAGGATCCCACCCGACCAGGCCGCATGACAAACCAGCTGCAGTACCTCCAGAAGACCCTGATGAAGTCTCTTTGGAGGCACCACTTTGCCTGGCCTTTCCAGGAGCCAGTGGATGCTTACAAGCTTAACCTGCCG gattacCATAAAATTATCAAACAACCCATGGACATGGGGACCATTAAGAAGCGTTTGGAAAATAACTTCTACCGCAGTGCGAGTGAGTGCATACAAGACTTCAACACAATGTTCACCAACTGCTACATCTACAACAAG CCAACAGACGACATTGTGCTGATGGCCCAGTCTTTAGAGAAGATTTTTCTCCAGAAGGTGGCCCAGATGCCCGAGGAGGAAGTTGAgcttcctcctccagctcctcggAACAAAAACAGCCGGGGAAGAGGTCGTAAATCTACGG CATCGAGGGCTCAGCAGGTGCCAGCGGTGTCCCAGTCAGCCTACTCCCCTTCCTCGTCAGACACGGGGGAGTCCATGCTGGCCAACTCTCCCCAGACTGTGCTCACTAAAAGCCTGCCACCAGCCAACATTATGGGTCTGCCTCCTACACAGCCCACAACTAAG AAAAAAGGTGTAAAACGTAAAGCCGATACCACCACGCCCTCTACCATGGGCTTCACTACTGTGGGCATGTCGGGAACACCACACATGGTGGGCTTGGGGAAAGGAGGACATGGGGGTCAAATCCACGACACCTCCATGCACACAGTCTCCTCAATGGGAAGCATAAGCTTGGAGACCCCACCTGGAATGGGCCTTGTTAGAGCTTCTGGAGGGCCTGTCCTGCTTCAGCCAATGATGGCTGGCACTGGACGCAGAGTTGGCAGTGGGCGCCCCATCAAACCCCCCAAGAAGGACTTGCCTGATTCTGTTCAGCCTCAGCCCTCGAGGAAGGGCAAGCTCAGCCCGCAGCTGAGGTACTGCAGCGGGCTGCTGAAGGACATGTTATCAAAGAAACATGCTGCGTATGCATGGCCTTTCTACACACCCGTTGATGCAGCTGCACTTGGGCTTCATGACTATCACGATATCATCAAGTGTCCTATGGACCTCAGCACCATCAAG AGAAAGATGGACTGCCGTGAGTATAGGGACGCTCAGCAGTTTGCCAGTGATGTAAGACTGATGTTCTCCAACTGCTACAAGTACAATCCACCTGACCATGATGTCGTGGGGATGGCACGGAAACTGCAG GATGTGTTTGAATTCCGTTTTGCCAAGATGCCAGATGAACCACACATAGAACACACAGCCATGTCCATGAGTGGGCATCCAAcatcctcttcatcttcctcctcctcctcatcctcctcatcttcctccactTCTGAGAGTGAACCCAGCAGTGAGAGCGAGGAGAGTGAGAGCAGCCCAAGCTCAGACAGCGAGGAAGAGCGAGCACATCGCTTGGCTGAATTACAGGACCAG CTCCGAGCCGTGCACGAGCAGCTAGCTGCTCTCTCCCAAGGCCCCATCGTCAagcccaagaagaagaaggagaagaaggacaaaaaggagaagaagaagaagaaaaagctggAGAAGCGAAGTCGAGTAGTCAGAAGCAGGGCGGGCTCCGAGGAATGGAAGATGCCGAGCAAGCTGAAGAGCAAAACTACCAAAGCAGGTGGCTCCCAGGCCAAGAAAAGCCAGGGGAAGAAGAGTAACAAGAACAGCAA AGCTTCAAAGAAGCCTTTCTACCCCCCACTTGCCACTTCCATGCTACCACACTACGActcagaagaagaggaagagatcGTGCCCATGTCATACGACGAAAAGCGTCAGCTTAGCCTCGATATCAACAAGTTACCAGGCGAGAAGCTGGGTCGTGTGGTCCACATCATACAGTCCAGGGAGCCCTCGCTGAGGGACACCAACCCCGAGGAGATTGAGATCGACTTCGAAACACTCAAACCATCCACGCTGAAAGAGCTCGAGCGCTACGTCATGACGTGTCTGAGGAAGAAGCCCCGTAAGCCGTACGGCGAGCAAG CAGCAAAGAAAGGCAGCATTGGCAAGTCTAAAGAGGAGCTGACCCTGGAGAAGAGGAGGGAACTGGAGAGGAGGCTGCAAGATGTCAGCGGACAGCTCAATTCAGTCAAGAAACCCACGAAACCTAAAG TGGAAAAGCCCAGTGCAGCGGAGACTCACGCCCAGCCATCACGCCTCAGTGgcagcagctccagctcagactcatcctcttcctcctcctcctcctcttcctcagacaGCAGCGATTCAGACTCCAGTTGA